The genomic region AACCGTTTGACAGGTTTAAGGGGAGAGAGCGATCGCGAAACCTACGATATTGCCAAGCGCACCCTTGCCGTTGTCACCGCACCACCAAGTGCTTTGAAACTCAGTCCCATTCCTCCTTCAGCAGACTGGCAGTTTCATCTGGCTGAAGGCTGTCCGGCACACTGCCAATATTGTTATTTAGCTGGAAGTTTGCAAGGACCACCAGTCATTCGCGTTTTTGCCAACTTACCACAGATTTTAGCCAATACCGCATCCTACGAGCAGCAAGGAAAAGCAACTAGTTTTGAGGTGAGTTGCTACACAGATCCTTTAGGGATAGAGCATCTCACGGGTAGTCTAGCTGAATGCATCCGCCACTTCGGGACGCGCCAAGATGGATATCTGCGTTGGGTATCGAAATTTGATAACGTAGATAGCTTACTAGAGCTGCCTCACAACGGTCATACTCGCTGTCGTGTCAGCGTTAACGCCGCACCTATATCGGGAAGATTTGAGGGTGGTACGGCTTCTGTAGGCGCGAGATTGCAGGCGTTAAGAAAGCTAGCATTACCGCGATCGCAAGGTGGTGGCGGTTATCCTGTTGGGTTAGTCATTGCACCCATTATGGATATGGAAGACTGGGAATCGCATTACACTCAGTTATTTGATGCGATTAGCGCAGCATTAGATTTCGAGTGCGACTTGACTTTTGAGTTAATCTCCCACCGTTTTACTCCGGGTTCCAAAGAGGTTTTGCTTTCTTGGTATCCTCAAACCAAGTTGGATATGGACGAGTCAAAGCGCAGCGTCAAGCGCAATAAGTTTGGTGGTACGAAATACGTATACGATTCTGACACGATGAGAGAGTTACGCAGATTTTTCGAGCGCCAAATTCAACAGCGTTTTCCTCAAGCAAAAGTTTTGTATTGGACTTAATTTTTCATTTGTCATTGGTCATTCGTCATTTGTCATTAGCGAGTGGTGCGTGGTGCGTGAAATACCTTTAACTCCTGGCTCCTCAGTTTTGACTTTTGACTTTTGACTTTTGACTTTTGACTGACTTCTCATAAATGTTCTTTAGCCTTTTCATAGGCTATTTTTTGTTCTGGGGTTGCTGAGCTTAGACATTCTGCATGAATGCGTTCTAAATTGTCGAGATATTCTTTGTTTTGGCTCAATACTGAATTGTCGCGAGTTGAGTTAATTAGAGCTAGTTGCGCTCTTAATGGCAATTTACGAAAGGCTGCTAAACGGTTTTCCATACTCATTTTTCAAGTCATTTCATGGGGTCAATATTTACTGATACTCGCTGACCATCGCTTAGTTTGACAATAATTATTTTTCTGGCTTTGCTGATTCTACTGGA from Chroococcidiopsis sp. SAG 2025 harbors:
- a CDS encoding spore photoproduct lyase family protein; protein product: MTIAQDKFNQPSSQMQVRSARLWMPERVMFTPAALEEPYAQQILALVQALNLPVEELPRNRLTGLRGESDRETYDIAKRTLAVVTAPPSALKLSPIPPSADWQFHLAEGCPAHCQYCYLAGSLQGPPVIRVFANLPQILANTASYEQQGKATSFEVSCYTDPLGIEHLTGSLAECIRHFGTRQDGYLRWVSKFDNVDSLLELPHNGHTRCRVSVNAAPISGRFEGGTASVGARLQALRKLALPRSQGGGGYPVGLVIAPIMDMEDWESHYTQLFDAISAALDFECDLTFELISHRFTPGSKEVLLSWYPQTKLDMDESKRSVKRNKFGGTKYVYDSDTMRELRRFFERQIQQRFPQAKVLYWT